The following are from one region of the Pseudohongiella spirulinae genome:
- a CDS encoding histidine kinase N-terminal 7TM domain-containing diguanylate cyclase, protein MLWWLLPSIIGTILSLYTARQAGLMMRPPSGTYMTALSVMIAWWCAGQWASFLWNDLDYRLLVAKLQYLAIATVPILWFSVALTFSGYGRFLQRWYPVLWLMPVATIALAFSNQYHLQVWSRFTIAPDSLALEIEYGPWFSTHVTYSYSAVTIATLMLALKIGFTRGRRLQFMAVILSPLIVIAVNAPYILGIDLLPFDPTPSGFAVACLILLFALRQHMFATLPVAREYTLEKLNDGIVVIDDHGLIADSNPAARQIFGVELMRIGRHFSEALPAGISLNADVSTEVQLPDRRWLDIRISRLQSIDGPTRGQVALIRDVTREKGLQASLLQSQKELEALNSKLNNLAHTDELTGLANRRSLYERVRSEWSRSTRHKKPLSMILIDFDNFKLINDNYGHQVGDQVLQRASGIVRQIIRPEDLAARHGGEELAILLPDTNAKDAVDIAQRLGAALEALQYHDEAGQAFVVTVSSGVASRCPNDKSPDMMIARADKALYQSKADGRNRVTLADAVNG, encoded by the coding sequence ATGCTCTGGTGGCTGCTTCCTTCTATTATAGGTACGATTCTCAGCCTGTATACAGCACGCCAGGCAGGACTGATGATGCGCCCACCCTCAGGCACCTACATGACCGCTTTGAGCGTCATGATTGCCTGGTGGTGCGCCGGTCAATGGGCCAGTTTCCTCTGGAATGATCTGGACTATCGTCTGCTGGTGGCAAAACTGCAGTACCTTGCCATCGCCACGGTACCTATTCTCTGGTTTTCAGTCGCACTCACGTTCAGTGGTTATGGCCGATTTCTGCAGCGTTGGTACCCAGTGCTCTGGTTGATGCCGGTAGCAACTATCGCTCTGGCTTTTTCCAATCAGTATCATTTGCAGGTATGGTCACGATTTACCATAGCGCCCGACTCTCTGGCACTGGAGATTGAATACGGCCCCTGGTTTAGTACACATGTGACCTACTCTTATAGTGCGGTGACCATTGCGACTTTGATGCTCGCCCTGAAAATAGGGTTCACTCGTGGCCGCAGACTTCAGTTTATGGCTGTCATACTGTCGCCATTAATCGTCATTGCAGTTAATGCACCCTACATTCTTGGCATTGACCTGCTGCCATTCGACCCAACCCCCAGTGGGTTTGCAGTAGCCTGCCTGATCCTGCTCTTTGCCTTGCGACAACATATGTTTGCAACTCTGCCTGTCGCACGAGAATACACTCTGGAAAAACTTAACGACGGTATTGTCGTAATTGATGACCATGGCCTGATCGCCGACAGCAATCCGGCGGCACGGCAAATATTCGGAGTAGAGTTGATGCGAATCGGCAGGCATTTCTCAGAGGCACTGCCCGCTGGCATCTCCTTGAATGCCGATGTATCCACTGAAGTGCAACTGCCCGACAGGCGCTGGCTCGATATCAGGATTAGCCGTCTGCAATCCATTGATGGCCCGACTCGCGGACAAGTTGCCCTGATCAGAGATGTCACCAGAGAGAAAGGTTTACAGGCAAGTCTGCTGCAATCTCAAAAGGAACTGGAGGCGCTTAACAGCAAGTTAAACAATCTTGCCCATACCGACGAGCTTACAGGTCTGGCGAACAGGCGGAGCCTTTATGAGCGCGTGCGCTCGGAATGGTCACGCAGCACACGTCATAAGAAGCCACTTTCAATGATTCTGATTGATTTCGATAATTTCAAACTGATCAATGACAATTACGGCCATCAGGTGGGCGACCAGGTTCTTCAGCGAGCTTCCGGGATAGTCAGACAAATTATCCGCCCTGAGGACCTGGCCGCACGCCACGGCGGTGAGGAGTTGGCGATACTGCTACCGGACACCAACGCAAAGGATGCTGTCGACATCGCTCAACGGTTAGGCGCGGCATTAGAAGCATTGCAGTACCATGATGAGGCTGGTCAGGCTTTTGTTGTGACTGTCAGCTCCGGAGTAGCCAGCCGCTGCCCCAACGATAAGTCTCCCGATATGATGATTGCACGCGCTGACAAGGCACTGTATCAGAGTAAGGCTGACGGCAGAAATCGGGTAACGCTGGCAGACGCTGTCAACGGTTGA
- a CDS encoding TrmH family RNA methyltransferase, which translates to MALDDLKKLHQKKYRYELGYFLVEGEHLISELERAAENNPALLASELFITDRYQGYSSPLRRHEISEKRMKQLSDTQAPQGIVACVPMSAVQSLSESASHERAVYLYEIQDPGNLGTILRTMAWFGRSRCLLSPGSVDPFNSKVLRASMGAIFHVPLELDVGIDELMQRYADIACLDMNGASLKSAAFHHSACLAFGNEARGVPQELSTSSQVTHYTIAGCGQIDSLNLASTVNMCLYEINR; encoded by the coding sequence ATTGCACTGGATGATCTGAAAAAGCTACACCAGAAAAAATACCGCTATGAGCTGGGTTACTTTCTGGTAGAAGGTGAACATCTGATCTCGGAACTGGAACGTGCGGCCGAAAACAATCCTGCGCTGCTGGCCAGTGAGCTGTTTATCACTGACAGATATCAAGGCTATAGCAGTCCATTGAGGCGTCACGAAATATCTGAGAAACGCATGAAGCAATTATCGGATACACAGGCGCCACAAGGAATTGTTGCCTGTGTGCCAATGAGTGCGGTGCAGTCACTGAGTGAGTCTGCCAGCCATGAGCGGGCTGTATATCTGTACGAAATTCAGGATCCCGGAAATCTTGGTACTATCTTGCGAACGATGGCGTGGTTTGGTCGCTCGCGTTGCTTGCTCAGCCCTGGCAGCGTTGATCCTTTTAACAGCAAAGTCCTGCGCGCCAGCATGGGTGCCATTTTTCATGTGCCCCTGGAGCTGGATGTCGGTATTGATGAGCTGATGCAGCGTTATGCCGATATTGCCTGCCTGGATATGAATGGCGCTTCTCTTAAGTCAGCGGCCTTCCATCACAGTGCCTGTCTGGCGTTTGGCAATGAGGCGCGTGGCGTGCCGCAGGAACTTTCCACAAGTAGTCAGGTCACACATTATACCATAGCAGGCTGCGGCCAGATTGATTCACTCAATCTGGCAAGTACCGTTAATATGTGTTTGTACGAAATCAACCGTTGA